DNA from Oikeobacillus pervagus:
TGGTAAACTGGTTTTCAGAAAAGCTGTGATGAAAATCATCATATAATCTTCAAAAGTTTGTTATGATAAAGATAATAAAAGAGGAAAGGAGTGCTGAAAAAGTGGATGCAGAATTAAAAGAAAGTATAATGGGAGCACTTGAACAGGTAATAGACCCCGAATTAGGAATCGACATTGTGAATTTAGGGTTAGTTTATGATATAGAAATGGATGAAGAGGGAAAGACTACAATTACGATGACATTAACGGCAATGGGTTGCCCGTTAGCTGGGGTTATAACAGATCAGGTAAAAATGGCCTTAAATGATCTTCCAGAAGTAAAAGAAGTCGATGTCAATATCGTATGGAACCCGCCTTGGTCAAAAGATCGTATGTCTCGCTATGCGAAAATTGCACTTGGGATTCGATAATAAATAGAGAGAGTGCAAGTAGAAGATAATGCTTGCACTCTTCTTAACAGGAAATCTAATCGATTTGACATATTTCGATGGGACAGTTCTCACAACAAAGTGCACCTTTAATATAATTTAAATCTTTTATAGTAAAGTATCCTTTGTCAAAGGTGATAATTTCGTTATTCTTTAACTCGTTTAAGAGACGATTGACCATTTCACGAGAAGTGCCACAGAAGTTTGCAATCTCTTGGTTCGTCAAGGAGAGATCAATGAGAATCCCTTCCTCAGTTTTAACTCCAAAGCTGTTACATAGTCTTACGATTGTCGAGTAGAGAGCCCCTTTTTTTCCATTGATCATCAAATCACGCACTTTAGATTGATATTTTTTATTTTCAAGTTCCACCCATTTTAGCCATTGAACCATCAAATCAGGATGTTCAATCAATTTATTTTCTAATTGAACTTTTGAAAGAATATATATTTCCGTATCTTCAATGACTTTAGCATCATGGGAGTACAATTGGTCTGGCTGGAATAATCCCAGTTCC
Protein-coding regions in this window:
- a CDS encoding metal-sulfur cluster assembly factor — protein: MDAELKESIMGALEQVIDPELGIDIVNLGLVYDIEMDEEGKTTITMTLTAMGCPLAGVITDQVKMALNDLPEVKEVDVNIVWNPPWSKDRMSRYAKIALGIR
- a CDS encoding Crp/Fnr family transcriptional regulator, which encodes MKTSVHIPEEIVTLFKRNNIIKTAEKGSFLFREGMPASKLYVVKEGRLRICKVVADGRELSLKMCKPGDILGELGLFQPDQLYSHDAKVIEDTEIYILSKVQLENKLIEHPDLMVQWLKWVELENKKYQSKVRDLMINGKKGALYSTIVRLCNSFGVKTEEGILIDLSLTNQEIANFCGTSREMVNRLLNELKNNEIITFDKGYFTIKDLNYIKGALCCENCPIEICQID